Proteins from a genomic interval of Streptomyces fodineus:
- a CDS encoding WhiB family transcriptional regulator produces the protein MLQPPHSSLQVAAVPAPRVPGRDRDQDAPWHTEAVCRRDEAGLFFAPSKEPTAARLSREEAAKRVCARCPVMVECREHALLQPEPYGVWGGLTAAERRVVLARRRRREMELKKAARATAANRIAG, from the coding sequence GTGCTGCAACCGCCGCATTCGTCCCTGCAGGTAGCTGCTGTTCCGGCCCCGCGGGTGCCAGGGCGAGACAGGGATCAAGACGCTCCTTGGCACACCGAGGCGGTGTGCCGACGCGACGAGGCCGGGCTGTTCTTCGCGCCCTCGAAGGAGCCGACCGCCGCCCGGCTCTCCCGCGAGGAGGCGGCCAAGCGCGTCTGCGCCCGTTGCCCGGTGATGGTCGAGTGCCGCGAACACGCCCTCCTCCAGCCCGAACCGTACGGCGTCTGGGGCGGCCTCACCGCCGCCGAACGCCGAGTGGTCCTGGCCAGGCGCCGCCGCCGCGAGATGGAACTGAAGAAGGCGGCGAGGGCGACGGCGGCCAACCGCATAGCGGGTTGA
- a CDS encoding DUF1707 SHOCT-like domain-containing protein produces MDLQKHTEAPVSELRASDADRDRIAEILREALAEGRLTADEHAERVEGVLAAKTVGELDVFIRDLPAAHQRPAAPAYTPVPPRPTPGAIPQEADANVVAVFSSAVRRGRWRAGRRIHAFSVFGSVEIDLSEAIFEYQQVVIKAVSVFGDVQIRVPENVSLRGTGGGVLGNFEVDTLDSVESDAPVVYVDGWAVLGNVEARPKRGKRVADILERVQSKVDRKLERVQDKVDRKLRKHLGH; encoded by the coding sequence GTGGACCTTCAGAAGCACACCGAAGCACCTGTCTCCGAGCTGCGTGCCTCGGACGCCGACCGTGATCGCATCGCCGAGATCCTCCGCGAGGCCCTGGCCGAGGGGCGGCTGACGGCCGACGAGCATGCCGAGCGGGTCGAGGGCGTCCTCGCCGCCAAGACGGTGGGCGAGCTGGACGTCTTCATCCGGGACCTGCCCGCCGCCCACCAGCGCCCCGCCGCCCCCGCCTACACCCCCGTGCCGCCCCGCCCCACCCCGGGCGCGATACCGCAGGAGGCGGACGCCAACGTCGTCGCCGTCTTCAGCAGCGCGGTGCGCCGGGGCCGCTGGCGCGCCGGCCGCCGGATCCACGCGTTCTCGGTCTTCGGCAGCGTCGAGATCGACCTCAGCGAGGCGATCTTCGAGTACCAGCAGGTCGTGATCAAGGCGGTCTCGGTCTTCGGCGACGTCCAGATCCGCGTCCCGGAGAACGTGTCGCTGCGCGGCACCGGAGGCGGCGTCCTCGGCAACTTCGAGGTGGACACGCTGGACTCGGTCGAGTCCGATGCGCCGGTCGTCTACGTCGACGGCTGGGCCGTACTCGGCAATGTCGAGGCGCGCCCCAAGCGCGGCAAACGCGTGGCGGACATCCTGGAGCGGGTGCAGAGCAAGGTCGACCGGAAGCTGGAGCGTGTCCAGGACAAGGTCGACCGGAAGCTGCGCAAACACCTGGGCCATTGA
- a CDS encoding fumarate hydratase, translating into MPSSSPPPRPAFAYTDLLPQGEDTTPYRLVTSEGVSTVEGPDGRTFLKVEPEALRKLAEEAIHDIQHYLRPAHLAQLRRIIDDPEASSNDKFVALDLLKNANIAAAGVLPMCQDTGTAIVMGKRGQNVLTEGGDEAALSHGIFDAYTKLNLRYSQMAPLTMWEEKNTGSNLPAQIELYATDGGAYKFLFMAKGGGSANKSFLYQETKAVLNEASMMKFLEEKIRSLGTAACPPYHLAIVVGGTSAEYALKTAKYASAHYLDEIPAEGSELGHGFRDKDLEQKVFELTQKIGIGAQFGGKYFCHDVRVVRLPRHGASCPVAIAVSCSADRQAVAKITAEGVFLEQLERDPARFLPETTDEHLDESSDVVEIDLNQPMDTILAELTKYPVKTRLSLTGPLVVARDIAHAKIKERLDAGEEMPQYLKDHPVYYAGPAKTPEGYASGSFGPTTAGRMDSYVEQFQAAGGSKVMLAKGNRSKQVTDACNAHGGFYLGSIGGPAARLAQDCIKKVEVLEYEELGMEAVWKIEVEDFPAFIVVDDKGNDFFQDPAPAPTFTSIPVRGPGLA; encoded by the coding sequence ATGCCGAGTAGTTCCCCCCCGCCCCGCCCAGCGTTCGCGTACACCGATCTGCTCCCCCAGGGAGAGGACACCACCCCCTACCGGCTGGTGACGTCCGAGGGCGTGTCCACGGTCGAGGGCCCGGACGGGCGGACCTTCCTCAAGGTGGAGCCGGAGGCGCTGCGCAAGCTGGCCGAGGAGGCCATCCACGACATCCAGCACTACCTCCGCCCGGCCCACCTGGCCCAGCTGCGCCGCATCATCGACGACCCCGAGGCGTCGAGCAACGACAAGTTCGTCGCGCTGGACCTGCTGAAGAACGCGAACATCGCGGCGGCGGGCGTGCTGCCGATGTGCCAGGACACCGGCACGGCGATCGTCATGGGCAAGCGCGGCCAGAACGTGCTGACGGAGGGCGGCGACGAGGCGGCGCTGAGCCACGGCATCTTCGACGCCTACACCAAGCTCAACCTGCGCTACTCGCAGATGGCTCCGCTCACCATGTGGGAGGAGAAGAACACCGGCTCCAACCTGCCGGCCCAGATCGAGCTGTACGCCACCGACGGCGGCGCCTACAAGTTCCTCTTCATGGCCAAGGGCGGCGGCTCGGCCAACAAGTCCTTCCTCTACCAGGAGACCAAGGCGGTCCTGAACGAGGCCTCCATGATGAAGTTCCTGGAGGAGAAGATCCGTTCGCTGGGTACGGCCGCCTGCCCGCCGTACCACCTGGCGATCGTCGTCGGCGGCACCAGCGCCGAGTACGCGCTGAAGACCGCGAAGTACGCCTCCGCGCACTACCTGGACGAGATCCCGGCGGAGGGCTCGGAGCTCGGCCACGGCTTCCGCGACAAGGACCTCGAGCAGAAGGTCTTCGAGCTGACCCAGAAGATCGGTATCGGCGCCCAGTTCGGCGGCAAGTACTTCTGCCACGACGTCCGGGTGGTCCGCCTGCCCCGGCACGGCGCGTCCTGCCCGGTCGCCATCGCCGTCTCCTGCTCGGCCGACCGCCAGGCGGTCGCGAAGATCACCGCCGAGGGCGTCTTCCTGGAGCAGCTGGAGCGGGACCCGGCGCGCTTCCTGCCGGAGACGACCGACGAGCACCTCGACGAGTCCTCCGACGTGGTCGAGATCGACCTCAACCAGCCGATGGACACGATCCTCGCCGAGCTGACGAAGTACCCGGTCAAGACCCGCCTCTCCCTGACCGGCCCGCTGGTCGTGGCCCGTGACATCGCGCACGCCAAGATCAAGGAGCGGCTGGACGCGGGCGAGGAGATGCCGCAGTACCTGAAGGACCACCCGGTGTACTACGCCGGCCCGGCCAAGACCCCCGAGGGCTACGCCTCCGGTTCCTTCGGTCCTACGACGGCCGGGCGTATGGACTCCTACGTGGAGCAGTTCCAGGCGGCGGGCGGCTCCAAGGTGATGCTGGCGAAGGGCAACCGCTCGAAGCAGGTCACCGACGCGTGCAACGCCCACGGCGGCTTCTACCTCGGCTCCATCGGCGGCCCGGCCGCCCGCCTCGCCCAGGACTGCATCAAGAAGGTCGAGGTCCTGGAGTACGAGGAGCTGGGCATGGAGGCCGTCTGGAAGATCGAGGTCGAGGACTTCCCGGCGTTCATCGTCGTGGACGACAAGGGCAACGACTTCTTCCAGGACCCTGCCCCGGCGCCGACGTTCACTTCGATCCCGGTACGGGGTCCGGGGCTGGCGTAA
- a CDS encoding class II fumarate hydratase, whose protein sequence is MSDYRIEHDSMGEVRVPAAAKWRAQTQRAVENFPISGRRLERAHIEALARIKGAAAKVNAQLGVLDEETAEAIQEAAGEVAQGQWDEHFPVDVFQTGSGTSSNMNTNEVIATLASERLGRDVHPNDHVNASQSSNDVFPSSIHIAATAAVTHDLIPALDHLAASLTRKSEEFADVVKSGRTHLMDATPVTLGQEFGGYAAQMRYGVERLRACLPRLAELPLGGTAVGTGINTPPGFSAAVIQEVARATGLPLTEARDHFEAQGARDGIVETSGQLKTIAVGLTKIANDLRWMASGPRTGLAEIRLPDLQPGSSIMPGKVNPVVPEAVLMVAAQVIGNDTTIATAGAAGNFELNVMLPVIAKNVLESIRLLAGVSRLLADRTIDGITADRERAREYAESSPSVVTPLNKYIGYEEAAKVAKKSLAERKTIRQVVLEGGYVERGDLTLEQLDEALDVLRMTHP, encoded by the coding sequence ATGAGCGACTACCGCATCGAGCACGACTCCATGGGCGAGGTCCGCGTCCCCGCCGCCGCCAAGTGGCGCGCCCAGACCCAGCGTGCCGTCGAGAACTTCCCCATCTCGGGCCGGCGCCTCGAACGCGCGCACATCGAGGCGCTGGCCCGGATCAAGGGCGCCGCCGCCAAGGTGAACGCACAGCTCGGAGTGCTCGACGAGGAGACCGCCGAGGCGATCCAGGAGGCGGCCGGCGAAGTCGCGCAGGGGCAGTGGGACGAGCACTTCCCCGTCGACGTCTTCCAGACCGGTTCCGGCACGTCCTCCAACATGAACACCAACGAGGTCATCGCCACCCTCGCGAGCGAGCGACTCGGCCGTGACGTGCACCCCAACGACCACGTCAACGCCTCCCAGTCCTCCAACGACGTCTTCCCCTCCTCCATCCACATCGCCGCCACCGCCGCCGTCACCCACGACCTCATCCCCGCCCTCGACCACCTGGCCGCCTCCCTGACCCGCAAGTCCGAGGAGTTCGCCGACGTCGTCAAGTCCGGGCGGACCCATCTCATGGACGCCACACCCGTGACGCTCGGCCAGGAGTTCGGCGGGTACGCCGCCCAGATGCGCTACGGCGTCGAGCGGCTGCGCGCCTGTCTGCCCCGGCTCGCCGAACTCCCCCTCGGCGGCACCGCCGTGGGTACCGGTATCAACACGCCGCCCGGCTTCTCCGCCGCCGTCATCCAGGAGGTCGCCCGGGCCACCGGGCTGCCGCTCACCGAGGCCCGCGACCACTTCGAGGCGCAGGGTGCCCGGGACGGGATCGTGGAGACCAGCGGCCAGCTCAAGACCATCGCGGTCGGGTTGACGAAGATCGCCAATGACCTGCGGTGGATGGCGTCCGGACCGCGCACGGGGCTCGCCGAGATCCGGCTGCCCGACCTCCAGCCGGGGTCGTCCATCATGCCGGGCAAGGTCAATCCCGTGGTCCCCGAAGCGGTGTTGATGGTCGCCGCCCAGGTCATCGGCAACGACACCACCATCGCCACCGCCGGAGCCGCCGGGAACTTCGAGCTGAACGTCATGCTCCCGGTCATCGCCAAGAACGTGCTCGAATCCATCCGGCTGCTCGCCGGCGTCTCGCGGCTGCTGGCCGACCGGACCATCGACGGCATCACCGCCGACCGGGAGCGGGCCAGGGAGTATGCGGAGTCGTCCCCGTCCGTGGTCACCCCGCTGAACAAGTACATCGGCTACGAGGAGGCCGCGAAGGTCGCCAAGAAGTCCCTCGCGGAGCGGAAGACCATCCGGCAGGTCGTGCTGGAGGGCGGGTACGTCGAGCGCGGCGACCTGACGCTGGAACAGCTCGACGAGGCCCTGGACGTCCTGCGGATGACACACCCGTAA
- a CDS encoding DUF402 domain-containing protein, which produces MTDDGATTHVDTAGTADTGPALHWTPGTGILWRYRENAGEHFHIARPVTVVRDDDDLLAVWLAPGTECMKPVLADGRPVHLEPLESRYTKPRTVQRDRWFGTGVLKLAQPGRPWSVWLFWEPGWRFKNWYVNLEQPLARWTGGVDSEDYFLDISVHPDRSWHWRDEDEFAQAQRDGLMDAATAERVRVAGRDAVEVIEAWGPPFSDGWQHWRPDPSWAVPSLPEDWDRTTAHVSS; this is translated from the coding sequence ATGACGGACGACGGAGCGACGACACACGTGGACACGGCGGGCACGGCGGATACGGGACCTGCGCTCCACTGGACCCCGGGCACCGGGATCCTGTGGCGCTACCGGGAGAACGCCGGCGAGCACTTCCACATCGCGCGGCCCGTCACCGTCGTACGCGATGACGACGATCTGCTCGCGGTGTGGCTGGCGCCGGGCACCGAGTGCATGAAGCCGGTGCTCGCCGACGGCAGGCCCGTGCATCTGGAGCCGCTGGAGTCCCGCTACACCAAGCCGCGCACGGTGCAGCGGGACCGCTGGTTCGGCACCGGCGTGCTGAAGCTGGCCCAGCCCGGCCGGCCCTGGTCGGTGTGGCTGTTCTGGGAGCCGGGCTGGCGGTTCAAGAACTGGTACGTCAACCTCGAGCAGCCGCTGGCCCGTTGGACGGGCGGGGTGGACTCCGAGGACTACTTCCTGGACATCTCCGTGCACCCCGACCGCAGCTGGCACTGGCGCGACGAGGACGAGTTCGCGCAGGCCCAGCGGGACGGGCTGATGGACGCGGCGACCGCCGAGCGGGTCCGGGTGGCCGGGCGGGACGCGGTCGAGGTGATCGAGGCCTGGGGGCCGCCGTTCTCGGACGGCTGGCAGCACTGGCGCCCGGATCCGTCCTGGGCGGTACCTTCTCTCCCCGAGGACTGGGATCGTACGACCGCGCATGTGTCCTCATGA
- a CDS encoding SpoIIE family protein phosphatase: protein MDATRVTEQPTSFERPQGADPAEGRGALLRTQKPADRTPAPAGTPALPVQARAEGTPSGPGTAAPCGKGRDGAQTQIPGSTGKDGKGTQVPVGKGKEPPVNGPEHSQPAAAEPGAHRPRPAPEAIPPQPGAEQERTPGGQERRTGRGLPPGRPMPMRRDGDRLRFVGAATRRIARGLDLDEIVMGLCRATVPTFSDAILVYLRDPLPVGDERPTGPVVLRLRRTDRIPEERDTDGVLLPPAFDPEPEPSPLAELSSLTTELCEVRPGGALNEVLRGVRPVFADAPAARAALPELLGDSAETVVPSGQHAILAPLRGRRRVIGAALFLRRPERLAFEADDLLVAAQLATHSALGIDKAVLYGREAYIADELQRTMLPETLPRPTGVRLASRYLPAAETARVGGDWYDAIPLPGSRVALVVGDVMGHSMTSAAIMGQLRTTAQTLANLDLPPQEVLHHLDEQAQRLGTDRMATCLYAVYDPVTHRITIANAGHPPPVLLHLGGRAEVLRVPPGAPIGVGGVDFEAVELDAPAGATLLLYTDGLVESRLRDVWTGIEQLREKLAATAQLTGPDHPPPLEALCDEVLDMLGPGDRDDDIALLAARFDGIAPSDVAYWQLEPEETAPGQARRLARRALARWGLEDLSDSVELLVSEVVTNAVRYTSRPVTLRLLRTDVLRCEVGDDVPQLPRLRQARATDEGGRGLYLVNKLARRWGATRLSMGKVVWFELNRS, encoded by the coding sequence ATGGATGCGACACGCGTGACGGAGCAGCCCACCTCCTTCGAGCGCCCCCAGGGCGCCGACCCCGCGGAGGGCCGCGGGGCGCTCCTGCGTACCCAGAAACCGGCCGACCGTACCCCCGCGCCGGCCGGCACCCCGGCCTTACCGGTGCAGGCGCGGGCCGAGGGCACACCGTCCGGACCGGGGACGGCCGCGCCCTGCGGCAAGGGAAGGGACGGCGCGCAGACACAGATCCCGGGCAGCACGGGAAAGGACGGCAAGGGGACGCAGGTCCCGGTCGGCAAGGGGAAGGAGCCCCCAGTCAACGGCCCCGAGCACTCCCAGCCCGCCGCCGCCGAGCCCGGCGCGCACCGCCCGCGCCCCGCGCCGGAGGCCATTCCGCCCCAGCCCGGCGCCGAGCAGGAGCGGACGCCGGGCGGCCAGGAACGCCGTACCGGGCGCGGTCTGCCTCCCGGCCGGCCGATGCCGATGCGGCGCGACGGGGACCGGCTGAGATTCGTGGGCGCGGCCACCCGGCGGATCGCGCGCGGTCTCGATCTGGACGAGATCGTGATGGGCCTGTGCCGGGCCACCGTGCCGACGTTCTCGGACGCGATCCTGGTCTATCTGCGCGACCCGCTGCCGGTCGGCGACGAGCGGCCCACCGGTCCGGTGGTGCTGCGGCTGCGCCGTACCGACCGGATTCCGGAGGAGCGGGACACCGACGGTGTGCTGCTGCCGCCGGCCTTCGACCCGGAGCCGGAGCCGAGCCCGCTGGCCGAGCTGTCCTCGCTCACCACCGAGCTGTGCGAGGTGCGCCCCGGCGGCGCGCTGAACGAGGTGCTGCGCGGGGTGCGGCCGGTGTTCGCCGACGCGCCCGCCGCCCGGGCCGCGCTGCCCGAGCTGCTCGGCGACTCGGCCGAGACGGTCGTACCGTCCGGGCAGCACGCGATCCTCGCGCCGCTGCGCGGCCGGCGCCGGGTGATCGGCGCGGCGCTGTTCCTGCGCCGCCCGGAGCGGCTCGCGTTCGAGGCGGACGACCTGCTGGTGGCGGCCCAGCTGGCCACGCACAGCGCGCTCGGCATCGACAAGGCGGTGCTGTACGGCCGTGAGGCCTACATCGCCGACGAGCTGCAGCGCACCATGCTGCCGGAGACCCTGCCCCGCCCGACGGGTGTGCGGCTGGCGTCGCGGTATCTGCCGGCCGCGGAGACCGCGCGGGTCGGCGGCGACTGGTACGACGCGATCCCGCTGCCCGGCAGCCGGGTCGCGCTGGTCGTCGGTGATGTCATGGGCCACTCCATGACCTCGGCGGCGATCATGGGCCAGCTGCGCACCACCGCGCAGACCCTGGCCAATCTCGATCTGCCGCCGCAGGAGGTGCTGCACCACCTGGACGAGCAGGCGCAGCGGCTCGGCACGGACCGCATGGCGACCTGTCTGTACGCCGTCTACGACCCGGTCACGCACCGCATCACCATCGCCAACGCCGGCCATCCGCCGCCCGTGCTGCTGCACCTGGGCGGGCGGGCCGAGGTGCTGCGGGTGCCGCCGGGCGCGCCGATCGGGGTCGGCGGGGTGGACTTCGAGGCGGTTGAGCTGGACGCGCCCGCCGGGGCCACGCTGCTGCTGTACACCGACGGGCTGGTGGAGTCCCGGCTGCGGGACGTGTGGACCGGCATAGAGCAGCTGCGCGAGAAGCTCGCCGCGACCGCCCAGTTGACCGGCCCGGACCATCCACCGCCGCTGGAAGCCCTGTGCGACGAGGTGCTGGACATGCTCGGCCCGGGCGACCGGGACGACGACATCGCGCTGCTCGCGGCCCGCTTCGACGGGATCGCGCCGAGCGATGTGGCGTACTGGCAGCTGGAGCCGGAGGAGACGGCCCCCGGCCAGGCCCGCCGGCTGGCCCGGCGCGCCCTCGCCCGCTGGGGCCTGGAGGACCTGTCGGACTCGGTGGAGCTGCTGGTCAGCGAGGTCGTGACGAACGCCGTACGGTACACGTCCCGGCCGGTGACGCTACGGCTGCTGCGCACGGACGTGCTGCGCTGCGAGGTCGGCGACGACGTGCCGCAGCTGCCCCGGCTGCGCCAGGCGCGGGCCACGGACGAGGGCGGGCGCGGGCTGTACCTGGTCAACAAGCTGGCCCGGCGCTGGGGCGCGACCCGGCTGAGCATGGGCAAGGTGGTCTGGTTCGAGCTGAACCGGAGCTGA
- a CDS encoding transglycosylase domain-containing protein produces the protein MGRAEERRARQRGGHRAAPKRRRSTPTGETGGKRPLIRRIFTWKKVLGTFFGLCLLVIAAFIGLYMYVDIPAGNADAQLQSNIYKYSDGTMLTRTGYLNRESVDLAQVPKDVQRTFVAAENKSFYHDSGVDLRGTARGVLNTLMGRGTQGGSTITQQYVKNYYLDQNQTVSRKLKELVISLKLDRQKSKDYILAGYINTSYYGRGAYGIQAAAQAYYRKDAKDLSVQEGAYLAALLQAPNQYDWALASDTGKRLAQARWNYVLDNMVKQNWLDAGKRRTLQFPVPKAPKAAPGMKGQTGYLVDAANGALEKQLVAQGRANSLGDAEALVRKGGWTITLNIDRKKQHQLEQAVKEQLTSKLNPKKRSVDANVQPGAVSVDPKTGKVLAMYGGADYFKHYTNNATRRDYQPASTFKPVILAAALAEGARTQDGQPIAANTIYDGTSGRQVVDHGSKVGFGPPNEDDQNYGPITVQTAMNKSVNSVFAQMGVDVGMDKVMSVADKLGMDTKGMEAVPAQTLGSMGASPLEMAGIYATLANHGVKVTPAVIKSAEHKDSSVTLPDPVGDQVIPREAADTVTSVLTGVVDDGTASDSVAQNPARNGQQVAGKTGTSDNNKSAWFTGYTPGLVTSVGLFGEDSKSHAHVPLTGATGLITAGGGRINGGTYPAKIWAAYTFDAMGSVSKFDLETTQGAAVQPSETPSATLSPSHTPSHTPTSKPPTSSAPPTSKPPTSSAPPTSKPPTSSAPPTSPPPTGGVTDNPLDPGGGQNFGQ, from the coding sequence ATGGGACGAGCGGAAGAGAGACGAGCGCGACAGCGCGGTGGCCACCGCGCGGCGCCCAAGCGCCGCCGCTCCACCCCCACGGGTGAGACGGGTGGGAAGAGACCCCTCATACGCCGGATCTTCACCTGGAAGAAGGTCCTCGGCACGTTCTTCGGGCTCTGCCTGCTGGTGATCGCGGCCTTCATCGGGCTGTACATGTACGTGGACATCCCGGCGGGCAACGCCGACGCCCAGTTGCAGAGCAACATCTACAAGTACAGCGACGGCACGATGCTCACCCGCACCGGCTACCTCAACCGTGAGAGCGTCGACCTCGCCCAGGTCCCCAAGGACGTCCAGCGCACCTTCGTCGCGGCCGAGAACAAGTCCTTCTACCACGACTCCGGTGTCGACCTCAGGGGCACCGCCCGCGGCGTCCTCAACACCCTGATGGGGCGCGGCACTCAGGGCGGTTCGACGATCACCCAGCAGTACGTCAAGAACTACTACCTGGACCAGAACCAGACCGTCTCGCGCAAGCTGAAGGAACTGGTCATCTCGCTGAAGCTGGACCGCCAGAAGTCCAAGGACTACATCCTCGCGGGCTACATCAACACCAGCTACTACGGCCGCGGCGCCTACGGCATCCAGGCCGCGGCCCAGGCCTACTACCGCAAGGACGCCAAGGACCTCTCGGTCCAGGAGGGCGCCTACCTGGCCGCGCTCCTCCAGGCGCCCAACCAGTACGACTGGGCGCTCGCCAGCGACACGGGCAAGAGGCTGGCCCAGGCCCGCTGGAACTACGTGCTGGACAACATGGTCAAGCAGAACTGGCTGGACGCGGGCAAGCGCCGGACCCTGCAGTTCCCGGTCCCGAAGGCGCCCAAGGCGGCGCCCGGCATGAAGGGACAGACCGGCTACCTGGTCGACGCGGCCAACGGGGCGCTGGAGAAGCAGCTGGTCGCCCAGGGCAGGGCCAACTCCCTCGGTGACGCCGAGGCGTTGGTGCGCAAGGGCGGCTGGACCATCACGCTCAACATCGACCGCAAGAAGCAGCACCAGCTGGAACAGGCCGTCAAGGAGCAGCTGACCAGCAAGCTGAACCCGAAGAAGCGCTCCGTCGACGCCAACGTCCAGCCCGGCGCGGTGTCCGTCGACCCCAAGACGGGCAAGGTCCTCGCCATGTACGGCGGCGCGGACTACTTCAAGCACTACACCAACAACGCGACCCGCCGCGACTACCAGCCCGCCTCGACCTTCAAGCCGGTGATCCTGGCCGCCGCTCTGGCCGAGGGCGCCCGGACACAGGACGGCCAGCCCATCGCGGCGAACACGATCTACGACGGCACCAGCGGCCGCCAGGTCGTGGACCACGGCAGCAAGGTCGGCTTCGGCCCGCCGAACGAGGACGACCAGAACTACGGCCCCATCACCGTCCAGACGGCCATGAACAAGTCCGTCAACTCCGTCTTCGCCCAGATGGGCGTCGACGTGGGCATGGACAAGGTGATGTCCGTGGCCGACAAGCTCGGCATGGACACCAAGGGCATGGAGGCGGTCCCCGCACAGACGCTGGGCTCCATGGGCGCGAGCCCGCTGGAGATGGCCGGCATCTACGCGACGCTCGCCAACCACGGCGTGAAGGTCACCCCGGCGGTCATCAAGTCGGCCGAGCACAAGGACAGCAGTGTCACCCTGCCGGACCCGGTCGGCGACCAGGTGATCCCCCGCGAGGCCGCCGACACGGTCACCTCGGTGCTCACCGGCGTGGTCGACGACGGTACGGCCAGCGACTCGGTGGCGCAGAACCCGGCGCGCAACGGCCAGCAGGTCGCCGGCAAGACGGGTACGTCCGACAACAACAAGTCGGCCTGGTTCACCGGCTACACGCCCGGCCTGGTCACCTCGGTCGGCCTGTTCGGCGAGGACTCCAAGTCCCACGCCCATGTCCCGCTGACGGGCGCCACGGGCCTCATCACCGCGGGCGGCGGCCGTATCAACGGTGGTACCTACCCGGCCAAGATCTGGGCCGCGTACACCTTCGACGCGATGGGCAGCGTCAGCAAGTTCGACCTGGAGACCACACAGGGCGCCGCGGTCCAGCCGTCCGAGACGCCGTCGGCCACCCTGAGCCCGTCCCACACCCCGTCGCACACGCCGACCAGCAAGCCGCCGACGTCGTCCGCGCCTCCGACCAGCAAGCCGCCGACGTCGTCCGCGCCTCCGACCAGCAAGCCGCCGACGTCGTCCGCGCCTCCGACCAGCCCGCCGCCGACGGGCGGTGTCACGGACAACCCGCTCGATCCGGGCGGCGGCCAGAACTTCGGCCAGTAG
- a CDS encoding SPFH domain-containing protein produces MSDTPEMPAPRVREFTAHSIGGGLALLLGLLGLGATAALLASASAVSSAGAKAGLIVTGVVVFLAAIISLRGLNTVAPGEARVVQLFGRYRGTIRQDGLRWVNPFTSRTRISTRVRNHETAVLKVNDAYGNPIELAAVVVWKVQDTAQATFEVDDFAEFVATQTETAVRHIAIEYPYDAHDEDGLSLRGNAEEITEKLAVELQVRVEAAGVEIIESRFTHLAYAPEIASAMLQRQQAGAVVAARRQIVDGAVGMVEAALGRIAEADIVELDEERKAAMVSNLMVVLCGDRAPQPVLNTGTLYQ; encoded by the coding sequence ATGTCCGACACGCCCGAGATGCCCGCCCCCCGCGTACGGGAGTTCACCGCGCACAGCATCGGCGGCGGGCTCGCCCTGCTGCTCGGGCTGCTCGGCCTCGGCGCCACCGCCGCACTGCTGGCCTCCGCCTCGGCCGTCTCCTCCGCCGGCGCCAAGGCGGGGCTCATCGTCACCGGTGTCGTCGTCTTCCTCGCCGCGATCATCTCGCTGCGCGGCCTGAACACCGTCGCGCCCGGCGAGGCCCGGGTCGTCCAGCTCTTCGGGCGCTACCGGGGCACGATCCGGCAGGACGGCCTGCGCTGGGTGAACCCCTTCACCTCACGGACCCGTATCTCCACCCGGGTGCGCAACCACGAGACGGCCGTACTGAAGGTCAACGACGCCTACGGCAACCCGATCGAGCTGGCCGCGGTCGTGGTCTGGAAGGTCCAGGACACCGCGCAGGCCACGTTCGAGGTGGACGACTTCGCGGAGTTCGTCGCCACGCAGACCGAGACGGCCGTACGGCACATAGCGATCGAGTACCCCTACGACGCCCACGACGAGGACGGTCTGTCGCTGCGCGGCAACGCCGAGGAGATCACCGAGAAGCTGGCCGTCGAGCTCCAAGTGCGGGTGGAGGCGGCCGGAGTCGAGATCATCGAGTCCCGCTTCACGCATCTCGCATACGCTCCCGAGATCGCCTCGGCGATGCTCCAGCGGCAGCAGGCCGGTGCGGTCGTGGCCGCGCGGCGGCAGATCGTGGACGGCGCGGTCGGCATGGTCGAGGCGGCGCTCGGCCGGATCGCGGAGGCGGACATCGTGGAACTGGACGAGGAGCGGAAGGCGGCGATGGTGTCCAACCTGATGGTCGTACTGTGCGGGGACCGGGCCCCGCAGCCGGTCCTGAACACCGGGACCCTCTACCAGTGA